A genomic window from Thermococcus nautili includes:
- a CDS encoding iron-sulfur cluster assembly protein: protein MREEEIYARLRKVKEPLTGEDIVGLNLVHVKADEDGVVIYLRLTEGLSHPFQHALSWPVQRRIVEEIVKALSDVPNLEILDMRTLQRYYPEDEDDG from the coding sequence TTGAGGGAGGAGGAAATCTACGCCCGCCTCAGGAAAGTTAAGGAGCCCCTAACGGGAGAGGACATCGTAGGTCTGAACCTCGTTCACGTTAAGGCGGATGAGGATGGGGTTGTCATTTATCTACGGCTTACGGAGGGGCTCAGTCATCCGTTCCAGCACGCCCTCAGCTGGCCCGTCCAGAGGAGGATTGTCGAGGAAATAGTTAAAGCCCTCTCCGACGTCCCAAACCTTGAGATACTGGACATGAGAACCCTTCAGAGGTACTACCCGGAGGATGAGGACGATGGATAA
- a CDS encoding AbrB/MazE/SpoVT family DNA-binding domain-containing protein → MIPLVSIRLKVGPKGQIVIPKVFREAYGIKEGGEVIVEPTDKGLIIMPKKSKEELIKELLEWKHKRAKGKPAKLGELKGISLEDEFDEVWGIEE, encoded by the coding sequence GTGATACCTTTGGTTAGCATACGCCTCAAGGTCGGCCCCAAGGGGCAGATTGTCATCCCCAAGGTCTTCCGTGAAGCTTATGGCATAAAAGAGGGAGGAGAAGTTATAGTTGAGCCCACTGATAAGGGACTGATAATTATGCCCAAGAAGAGCAAAGAAGAGCTGATTAAAGAGCTCCTCGAATGGAAGCACAAGAGAGCCAAAGGCAAGCCCGCCAAACTTGGAGAGCTGAAGGGAATAAGCCTCGAAGATGAGTTCGATGAGGTCTGGGGGATTGAGGAATGA
- a CDS encoding ArsA family ATPase — protein sequence MLDFLQPKKGYRVLFFIGKGGVGKTTSSAATAVALAERGYRTLIVSLDPAHNLGDVFMVKLSDRPKKIAENLYASELDMEGLIKAYLKHLEESMKHTYRYLTVINLEKYFEVLRYSPGIEEYATLEAVREILERGDEWDVIVFDTPPTGLTLRVLALPRISIIWADKLIQIRRAILERRAAIANIHGKSELPFEEDKDPVMKELKAYRSEVEFVEKIITDPDRTSVIAVMNPEMLPLYETERAYESLKKFRVPFNMIVMNKVLRVSVPELKAKLEAQERVLEEVRRKFRDVALVEIPVLPEEPRGLEWLSKIGGVIVEGGGNLRPPQES from the coding sequence ATGCTCGACTTCCTTCAGCCAAAGAAGGGCTACCGGGTGCTGTTCTTCATAGGAAAGGGTGGAGTCGGAAAGACCACGAGCTCCGCGGCAACGGCAGTAGCGCTGGCTGAGAGGGGGTACAGGACGCTTATAGTCTCCCTTGACCCAGCACACAATCTCGGTGACGTCTTCATGGTTAAGCTGAGCGATAGACCAAAGAAAATCGCGGAGAACCTCTACGCGAGCGAACTCGATATGGAGGGCCTCATAAAGGCCTACCTGAAGCACTTAGAGGAGAGCATGAAGCACACCTACCGCTATCTAACGGTGATAAACCTTGAGAAGTACTTCGAAGTCCTCAGGTACTCCCCGGGGATAGAGGAATACGCCACCCTCGAGGCCGTCAGAGAAATCCTCGAGCGCGGTGATGAGTGGGATGTGATAGTTTTCGACACCCCTCCCACGGGCCTCACGCTCCGCGTTTTGGCCCTGCCAAGGATTTCCATAATCTGGGCGGACAAGCTGATTCAGATACGGCGGGCGATACTCGAACGGCGTGCCGCGATAGCGAACATCCACGGAAAAAGTGAGCTGCCCTTCGAGGAGGACAAGGACCCCGTTATGAAGGAGCTCAAGGCCTACCGCTCCGAAGTGGAGTTTGTGGAAAAAATCATAACCGACCCGGACAGGACTTCAGTTATAGCCGTCATGAATCCCGAAATGCTTCCCCTCTACGAGACCGAGAGGGCCTACGAAAGCCTGAAGAAGTTCAGGGTTCCATTCAATATGATTGTTATGAACAAGGTGCTCCGTGTCAGCGTTCCCGAGCTAAAGGCAAAGCTTGAGGCACAGGAAAGGGTTCTTGAGGAGGTAAGGCGGAAGTTCAGGGACGTTGCCCTCGTGGAGATTCCAGTCCTTCCGGAGGAGCCCAGGGGTCTGGAGTGGCTCAGCAAGATTGGAGGGGTAATAGTTGAGGGAGGAGGAAATCTACGCCCGCCTCAGGAAAGTTAA